The segment GGAGTGTCCCGGACGCCGGTCCGCGAAGCCCTGCAACTTCTTGAAAAAGAGGGCATCGTCCGGATCGAGAAGAACCGCGGCGTCCGGGTGCTGCAGATGTCGCTGGAGGAGATCGTCCAGATCTTCCAGATCCGAATCATCCTCGAGCCCCCGGCAGCAGCGCGGGCCGCTGAAGCCGCCACAGACGAGGACCTCGCGCATTTCCGATTGCTACACGGCAGAATCCTGGACGCAGCAGCCAGCGACGACGGCCCCGGCACCCTCCAAGCGGACAAGGACTTCCATCTCTTCTTGATGGGACTGGCCGGCAACCCACGGCTCACTGCATTGGACAGCGAACTGCGCAACCTGGTGCTCGCACATGGCCTTGTCACCATCCCGGCAGCCCGGAGCAGCCAGGACCTGGCCAACGACCGCAAGGAGATCCTCCGAGCGCTGGAGCGCCGGGACCCCCGCGCCGCGGCTGATGCCGTCCGGGACCACGTCACCCGGACGGCCCAGCTGCTTATTACCGGGGTTTGCGCCCAGACACCGGGACTGTCCGCCGAGGAATACCTGGCGAAGCTTGAGCATCTGACCAAGTTCTCCAGCTGACGGTATTCGCCAGGCCAAGTGGGGCGCGGCCTGCCCGGGCGCACTTCTGCCGGCACCGCCTCTTTACATATGAAGAGAATTATTCTACAGTTGCATGCAACATGCGAGTTGTAGCATGCAACATGTACCAGAAAGGATGCGCTGTGGCATCCCCCTCCCCCATTTCATCAAGCAGCCAGCCGCTGGCCGGAATCCGAGTAGCGGATTTTTCCCGCGTCCTTGCTGGCCCCCTGTGCACCATGATGTTGGCCGATTATGGGGCCGAGGTCATCAAGATTGAGAGTCCGGCCGGGGACGATACCCGGGCATGGATTCCACCCGTGGATGCCAGCGGCACGGGGACATACTTCGCCAGCGTCAACCGCAATAAGAAGTCCGTGGTCGCAGACCTCTCCACGGAACGTGGGCTGGCATATGCCCGGACCCTAATCGCTAAGTGCGACGTCGTCGTCGAAAATTTCCGTCCTGGCGTGATGGCGAAATTCGGACTGGATTACCAGACCCTGTCCGAGAGCAGGCCGGACCTCGTTTACTGCTCGATCTCGGGCTTCGGTGCCGGAGCTGGCGCGGACATGCCCGGCTACGACCTCCTGGTCCAAGCCCTCGGCGGCCTGATGAGCATCACCGGCCCCTCCGAAGGGGAACCCAGCAAGGCGGGAGTCGCCCTGGTCGATGTCCTGACCGGACAAAATGCACTCGCCGGAATCTTGATGGCACTGCGGGTCCGTGATGCTACCGGGATGGGGCAGGAGGTGCAGGTCAACCTGCTCTCTTCACTTCTTGCCGCCCTGGTGAACCAAGGCACGGCTACCCTCGCCACCGGGAAATCCCCCGCTCGATTGGGCAACGCGCACCCCAGCATCGCCCCTTATGAGACCTTCCGCACCGGGAGCGGCACACTCGCCGTCGCCGTCGGCAATGATCGGCAGTTCGCAGCCTTGGCGCGGGTCCTTGGCCTGGAGGGTTTGGCGGAGGAGGCAAGGTTCCTCAGCAACGAACGCCGGGTGGCCTCCCGGACGGAACTGCGCGCTGTTGTCGAAACGGCGCTGCTTGCCGACACGGCCGCGCAGTGGCAACAGAAACTGCTCGCAGCCGGGGTTCCCGCAGGCAAGGTCAACAGCGTCGGCGAGGCTTTCGAACTGGCAGAGAGCCTGGGACTCGGCCCGTCGACCATTGTCACTGATCCCGCAACCGGCCGGGAGTCCCGGCAGCTGGCCAACCCCATCCGCCTGTCCGCAACCGGTCCGGAATACCGGCAGGTCCCTCCGAGCCTTGGCGAACACCAAGGCACCATCTTCTCTTCGGAACCCTCAACCACCACCGTGAAAGGCCAATAAATGTCTGATATCAGCGATCTGATTGATTTCGATTCCCTCCTCAGCGCGGACGAGCGTGCTCTGCGCGATTCCGTGCGTTCCTTCGTGGACAGCGAGATTAAACCGAACATCGCCCAGTGGTATGAAAAGGCCGTCTTTCCGCTGGAGATCG is part of the Arthrobacter methylotrophus genome and harbors:
- a CDS encoding GntR family transcriptional regulator — its product is MQQIDHGVSLTVQVTNMLRAAITSGEMSPDQHFSAIGLAEKLGVSRTPVREALQLLEKEGIVRIEKNRGVRVLQMSLEEIVQIFQIRIILEPPAAARAAEAATDEDLAHFRLLHGRILDAAASDDGPGTLQADKDFHLFLMGLAGNPRLTALDSELRNLVLAHGLVTIPAARSSQDLANDRKEILRALERRDPRAAADAVRDHVTRTAQLLITGVCAQTPGLSAEEYLAKLEHLTKFSS
- a CDS encoding CoA transferase, producing MYQKGCAVASPSPISSSSQPLAGIRVADFSRVLAGPLCTMMLADYGAEVIKIESPAGDDTRAWIPPVDASGTGTYFASVNRNKKSVVADLSTERGLAYARTLIAKCDVVVENFRPGVMAKFGLDYQTLSESRPDLVYCSISGFGAGAGADMPGYDLLVQALGGLMSITGPSEGEPSKAGVALVDVLTGQNALAGILMALRVRDATGMGQEVQVNLLSSLLAALVNQGTATLATGKSPARLGNAHPSIAPYETFRTGSGTLAVAVGNDRQFAALARVLGLEGLAEEARFLSNERRVASRTELRAVVETALLADTAAQWQQKLLAAGVPAGKVNSVGEAFELAESLGLGPSTIVTDPATGRESRQLANPIRLSATGPEYRQVPPSLGEHQGTIFSSEPSTTTVKGQ